The window AAATGTAAGTATTAAACTTACACTCTTCCCAAATCCCTTAGCAAACCCTCCTACTACCTTCAACCCTCTTCAGCCTTTTAcaatgcaggaggctgaggcactaaGCATGAAGTGAGGGCCACTTCCATCCTCTTCAACATAAAAAAATGGCATCCTGTTTCACATTGACCCTTTCCACCTTCATTCACCTATATACTAAATGTTTATGTGTTTCAGGGTTCAATCCTTGTCTTGTTTCCCTTTTCACAGATTGTTTTGATTCCTGTCTTCTCATTCACTCctgttttattattctaaaattaGGAAAACAGTTTTGAAGGAAAGACAAACCACAAGTCTTCCTTTTAAGCAGATAATACATTTATGAAATTGAATTTACCCTCACATATAGCTGCAGAAAGAATAATCTAagcaggaaacattttaaaattacaatgtattaatttgtactAATCATCAAATTCCCATCCAAAAATATCAAAGTTCATtgataattcaaagagataatATAAGATCTTACTTATTAACATCTGAACCAAAATCTTCAAGAAATTCCACTTTTCTCTGAGAaaatgttattctcattttaatagGTAATGAACCATGTACAGCTTTGTCAAAACAATTTaggatattttcttcattttgtttgagGTCACCACTATATTCCATTTCAAGTAAATTGAGGTATAACTTTGTGTTCTCCTGTGTAAAAAGCATTAtcaattaatatttcaaaaatattttgattaaagCACAGGTTAAAGTACCATAATTTTTACATCTCATTTGAAAAATtcagtatttaaaatttattcattgaAATACAACTCACAGAAATGTTTTCAACATTCATCTAAAGGggtaaaaaaatgaattagcacATTGATAAGTAGTAACATCATCCTGGTATCTCCCCAAACTATGCAAATTGTTAAATGCCAACAAATTAAAACACTATATCCTATCTTGGGTTTATATGACTTAACCTACCATCgtaattagaaaataaagcagagcggcgcctgtagcacaagggttaaggcgccggtcccatatgccagaggtggcaggttcaaacccagccctggccaaaagccacaaaacaacaaacaaacaaaaaaactccagtATATTAaggaaaaatcaaattcaaataaattgagtaacttgtattaaaaaaaaaaagaaaagaaagcagaaagccTTGGCAtccagagcacagtggttacagtaccagccacatacaccaaagctggcaggtttgaaacatggccagggccagctaaacaatgacaactgcaacaaaaaatagccaggcattgtggtgggcacctgtagtcccagctacttgggaggctcaggcaagagaatctcttaagcccaagagtttgaggttgctgtcagctgtgacgccacagcactctaccgagggcaacatggtaaaaaataaataaatgaagcataaaaaaaagatctctatGGTTCACAGAATTTAAATCTTTACTACAACTGAGGGCAAACATCTTAAACTCCAGCAGGAAAGAGTTATaaatctggttttttttttggagacaagttctcactgtcacccaggctgcagtaccATGATGCAATTGTAAAaatcactgcagcttcaaactcctggcctcaagtgatcctcctgcctcaggtgcCTGAGTAGCCTCCTGCCTACAAACAcatcaccacacctagctaaCACTTTTTAGTTTTTGCAGAGATGAAGTctatgttgcctagactggtctcaaagtcctggcctcaaataatcccacctcagcctcccaagttgctaggattCCTGGCCTAAGCCACTGGACCTAGCCAATAAAACTGTCTCTTATGCAGACCTAGCAATAGCTAAAGACCTAGAAAAGGAGAATTTCCTATGCTCTGCCTTTAATCAATTGATATAAAAGAAcactttggaaaaggaaaatcatttcaCTGCTACATTTGCTACAATAGAGGCAATTGCTACGCTTTTGGTTATGAAGTATTCTTCCAGGCACTCTGTTCTACTTATAAATCAGTAAATTCACTGTAAAATTTGTAAAGGGAAAATAGAAAGTATCACAATGTCTTCAACACTTTTTAATCCAATaatcttaattttcttaaacttttaatTCCAAACAATTAGCAAGAACATTTGAAATGGCAACATCAGTTTAGAGGGACTGCTGTCCTcattaagtaataaaatatattacatacaGACCAAATCTTTCATCACAGTtgccaaagtgaaaaaaaaactgaatttcttttatagaagttatcctttaaaaaaaaatacgtacTTTGTCTCGTTCAATTGCTTCCAAAAGCACCTTTCTTgactttggaagatttttttgtattttgaaaagatgCCGGGCTAGTTTGACAGCATAGAACGAAGACTCATGATTTGATTTGGCATTCTTAATGGCATCCTGGAGCAAATGTTCAGCTTCTTCCATATTTCCATGCCGACGTTCTAAGCTTACTCTTCGCAAACGAACCATTGCCAATCCTAGAACACATTCTTCAAATGTTCTCAAGATATTCCTGGCTTCGTTTATATTACCTAGAAATGGTAATTAAATGTTTATGCTTTGTTCAAATGTCTGAAATATCCTTTACACCAAATATTGGCAAACAACCACCCATGTACTAAATCCAGCtttctgcctgtttttgtaaaaataatgaaaacagcatgttcatttattttttattgtctctgGCTGCTTTGGGGCTACAACAGTAGAGTTGGGTAGTTAGAAAAGAGATAATGTGGCCtgcaaacctaaaatatttagtatctggTGTTTTATAGAAAAAACTTGCCAAACTCTGCTTTACATCATCCCAACActtgatttctattattttattctgaaataacttaaaaatatcaaaagtatCAACtggggtgttgcctgtggctcagagaagtagggcaccggccccatatgccagaggtggtgggttcaaacccagccccggccaaaaactgcaaaaaaaagaaaaaaaaaaaagtatcaactgAATTTGCTCATTCTTACCCTGCTGTTCCTCAAAAGCTGCCCAAAGCATATGCACCATGGGTTTCTTTGGGAGATGAATAGTACACGCTCTGCTGAACACATGCCTCACTCCTTCAATGCTGTGGTTTTCCATGTACTTGGCATACTACATACAGAAAAGAAGAAGTACTGAATAATTTACAGTTGAACAAGCCATTAAATATGTGACAGAAcgataaaattctatttttaaacccATTCAGCACCTTTATTGAACCACTAGACTAGTTTCTGTAAGGAAGGACGAAGAGAGGCAACGAGGTTGGCATATGCAGCAGTCAAATCTGGTTGCAAGCAGACCATCTCCTAATGCAACAGATATAGTTATATGAACAACATTCAACAGAAGTACAAAAAAGGTTAGTCACTAGATCAATGTTTATAATATATTGAAGTGTAAGAGCATGTAATTTTCTTACCTTTATCCAAAACTCCTCATAGAGGGCACATGATATGACACATCTTTCAAAGAGAACCACAACTCGTTCATGAGTCCCATTTTCGATTTCAAATTCTAAgtattctttccagttttttagCTGTGCCTTTTCCAATGGTTTCACATGAAAATAAGGTCTTTTAATCTGTAATAAAATTGTAACATGGCAATGAAAGTAACCAAAACCTACACCAAAATATGCAGAAGTAATTTGTATTACTAAACAAGTTTCATTAATGATAatgaatcaaaaataaatgaattataatactttgtaattattttttaaaacttttttgagacagagtctcactctgtcaccctgagtagactgtcgtggtatcatcataactcacagcaacctcaaactcttgggctcaagcaatcttgcctcagacacctgagtagctgggactataggtgcctgccacaatgcccgcctaatctttctatttataatagagagagggtctcactcttctcaggctggtctcaaactcctgagctcaaccaatcgatgcctcagcttcctagaaaGCCAGGATTATAGTCGTGcgccatggcacctggcctattttttttaaaaacttttaaaattaaatcccTTAATTTCTTTAGGttatataaatgaaagaaatagaatatattttccaCTTATTCACAGCCACTTTAAAAGAATTACACATAATTGTGTATAGAAAATTTtattgaggctcagcgcctgtggctcaagcggctaaagcgccagccacatatacctgagctggcaggttcgaatccagcccgggcccgccaaacaacaatgacggctgcaaccaaataatagctgggcattgtggcaggcacctgtggtcccagctacttgggaggcggaggcaggagaatcgcttgaacccaggagttagaggtttctgtgagctgtgatgccagggcactctacccagggggacagcttgaggctctgtcaaaaaaaaaaaaaaagaaagaaagaaagaaaattgtattgagtatttaaaaattgaaaaattaaaaaaaaaaaaaaaaattataccacagtgacagaaagcagatcagtggttacACAGGGCCAGGAGTGGGGTGAGGAGCACCAAACAGAAAGAGGCAACAGGGATTTCTGGTGGTGACAAAATAGTTTCAGATCTTAATTGTTGTGATGATTACAACATATATACATTTGTCAGATGATTCCATATTATATGACTCCATTCATAACAAAGGCCATTAAAGGAAAATCTATAGGAGCAAAACATAGACTAGTGGTATATTTAGAACTGGTAGTGGAACTCACAGTTGATGGTGCAGGAGCAGATAGCTAAAAGGTAAGGGGTTTATTTTGGGGGTGTTGAGAATGTTCTATAATTAACTGTGGCAATAGTTGTACCTATCTGTGAATACACTAAGAATTGTACATTTGTACACTTTAAATTAGTGAACCGTATGGCATGTGAATAATATTTTGGTAAAGCtgtcaaaaaaacagaaataaagaattcagctagggctgggtggtggctcacgcctgtaatctcagcacttgggaagctgaggcgggtggactgcctgagctcacaggttggagaccagcctgagccagagtgagaccttgtatctaaaaatagctgggtgttgtggcaggcacctgtagtcccagctacttgggaggctgaagcaagagaatcacttaagcccagagtttgaagttgctgtgagctatgacgttacagcactctactgagagcaaccaagtgagactctatcttaaaaaaaaaaaaagaaagaaagtatttaaATGTTAAGGAAAAAACTCATTTTAGTATATACCTAAAACAggtatattttttgtatataaagTATAAACCAAAGAAGTCAATTAAACATTGTTCAGACTAAGTAGGTACCTTGTAAACAAGCTAAGTCTGAATTCAAGTAAGATTCTAAAATTGATAATGGAAatgttaaaattgaaaacaacaggaATAAATAAGACAAACAAGTTATTACTAAATATGCAAAGTTACATTCCTatcaaaactgaaagaaaaacacattattGAGCCGTCTAGGTgattcacgcctataatcctagcactctgggaggcagaggcaggtggattaattgagctcacaagttcaagaccagcctaagcaaaagcaagcccctgtctctactaaaaacagaaaaactgaggcaagaggattacttgagcccaagagctagagattgctgtgagcccataccacatcactctacccagggtgacagtttgaggctccgcctcaaaaaaaaaaaaaagtacttttttaaagactattacaaaacaaaaacacttacaGCTTCTTCAAATGTCCACCTTTTACTAACTTCATGCTCATTATAATTAAACATTTCTTGATGAATCTCAATGATTCTATGtctcatgttttctatttctgtaattagcttggaaagaaaaagaaaataattaaatttcataAAAGCTATATACTGAAATTTTTCAACATTACTGTTTATATTTAAGTATCATCAACAGatgctttagagcagtggttctcaaccttcctaatgccacgaccctttaatacagttcctgtgggtcacaacccaaaggttgagaattgctgctttAGAGTCTTTACATAGTGGGTTTTTAACATTAGCAGCAGTTAATGTGCAAAGTCCAATTAACAATATTAAATAGATTCTCTACCATAAACCTGTATTTACCATATCAGCTAAAGAATTCCCACTTGCCATAATCAGAAATTAACTTTATATAAGCTACAATAGTTAAATGGCCAGCTGAATAAATTTACCGCTATGCCACATAAGTAGTCAGGAACATACAATCTAGTTTCTCATGCACTGAAGAATCTGTAAGTCTAGTTACCTTTGCTGGATCCGTTATGTCCTCAATTCCTGAGGGGAGATCATCACCAGGAGGACCATCATCACCACTATGTCCATTCACAGAAGCTAATTCCCTTCGCAGCTGAATAAACTGTTCACCAGTTAAAAGATCTCTAGGCAAGTTATTCTGTACATGTTCTTTAAATCTAatggaagacaagaaaaataCATGCTCTGTATTTAAATCATAACTTAGATCCCATACTGGATTCCTCccatatattactttttttcatttttgaaatagtcttaagctgtcgccctaggtagagtgccatgacatcacagctcacagcaaccccaaattcttgggcttaagtgattctcttgcctcggcctcccaagtagctaggactacaggtgcccaccacaacacccggctattttctttgttgttgcagctgtcattgctgtttgagctgtcctggactgggttcgaacccaccagccttagtgtatgtggccggcgccctacccattgagctacgggcaccgccccaTACATTACTCTTTCAAAGAAAATGGtttaggctgggctcagtggctcaggcctgtaatcctagcacttgggaggccaaggcaggtggattgcctgagctcacaggtttgagaccagtctgagccagagtgagaccctgtctctaaaaatagccaggcccgTGGAGGGGGGGGATGGGGAAtcacccataggtcagtggttagggcaccagccacatgctccccggggctggtgggttcaaacctggtcagggcctactaaacaaacaaacaaacaaaaaataaccaggcattgtggcgagtgcctgtagtcccagcaactagggaggctgaggcaagagaatcgcttgaacccaagagtttgaggttacggtgagctatgatgccatagtactctgccaggggcaagaaagtaagactctctcaaaataacagtaacagtaataataatggctcagcacctatagcacagtggttatggcgccagccatatacaccaaggttggcaggttggaacctggtccaggccagctaaacaagaatgacaactgcaacaaaaaatagctgggtgttgtggcgggcacctgtagtcccagctacttgggaggctgaggcaagagaatcacttaagcccaagagcttggggttgctgtaagttgtgatgccacggcactctactgagggtgatatagtgagactctgtctaaacaaaaaatgataataatagaaACAGTAAAATTTCTAAACATCCCAtgagatatatgaaaaaaatgtcaaaattaagtGTATAAATTGTGATTGTCTAGCAAGAACATTTATTTGTTTCCATATAATAAAATCTATATAACATGTCAGATTATAACACTCAATACTAAAAATTAGTTATCTGAGTAATCAAAAGATATTTCGAAGATGAGATTTTTTCACCTACCTCTGAAAATGATGACTATACAGCTGTGTTGGAATCCCAAGAATACGATCGTATACAGATGTAACTTCTCTGAGGTTTCCCTGTTCATTTTCCCAGTTAATATACATTTCCCACAATCTGTCAGATCGAAAATCTGTTCCTGCAGCTAGAACAGCATGCTCAAAAgttctgaaaaattaaattactCTTAAGTTATCTTTCCAACATAAATCACTTTTAATAGTTTCCAAATTTTAAAGATAACACTAAATTCAAATAATTATATTCAACTGCTTCCTATCCAAGTAGGGATTGGACAGGAAGAACAACAGTTAGAAGAAACAGTACAAAGTAGAGAGCagctgttttatttaatttaattttttgggggggaggggagtagctgctttaaaaaagaatgagaaaacaaagggaaaagataAATGTACTTCTGATGTAGTTTTATCTTATATGAAATTACAGTGCAAGATGCAAAAATTATAAACAGGTTAAGAGTGACACAGTatgctcggcacctgtagttcagcggctagggcaccaaccacatacaccagagctggcaggttcgaatccagcccgggcctgccaaacaacaatgacaactgcaacaaaaacacccagctacttgagaggctgaggcaagagaatcccttgagtgcAAACtagaaaacagctgggtgtttgtggcgggctcctgtagtcccagctacctgggaggctgaggcaaggaaccacttaagccctagagtttgagattgctgtgagctgtgatgcaacagcattctaccgaggacaacatagtgagactctgtctcaaggaaaaaaaaaaaaaagatgaacatcaATCAAGAGTAGGGTCTAATAAACTCTCTGAGTAAGACATGAAACCCAGGAATGAGGTTAAAACATCTCCTAGAATCATCATAATAAGCACAATTGTTGTACAGCAGAACTAGACAGAGCAACCAGTCCCGGTTGCATCATAGGTCACAGGAGTGACagctcaaaggagaaaaaaaacggGACTAATGAAGTACCTG is drawn from Nycticebus coucang isolate mNycCou1 chromosome 6, mNycCou1.pri, whole genome shotgun sequence and contains these coding sequences:
- the PRPF39 gene encoding pre-mRNA-processing factor 39 isoform X2 — encoded protein: MQGLLRFEDQDSARGDQNIAMFYPTSTQMVYRRGLQAIPLSVDLWIHYINFLKETLDPSDPETNSTIRGTFEHAVLAAGTDFRSDRLWEMYINWENEQGNLREVTSVYDRILGIPTQLYSHHFQRFKEHVQNNLPRDLLTGEQFIQLRRELASVNGHSGDDGPPGDDLPSGIEDITDPAKLITEIENMRHRIIEIHQEMFNYNEHEVSKRWTFEEAIKRPYFHVKPLEKAQLKNWKEYLEFEIENGTHERVVVLFERCVISCALYEEFWIKYAKYMENHSIEGVRHVFSRACTIHLPKKPMVHMLWAAFEEQQGNINEARNILRTFEECVLGLAMVRLRRVSLERRHGNMEEAEHLLQDAIKNAKSNHESSFYAVKLARHLFKIQKNLPKSRKVLLEAIERDKENTKLYLNLLEMEYSGDLKQNEENILNCFDKAVHGSLPIKMRITFSQRKVEFLEDFGSDVNKLLNAYDEHQTLLKEQDSLKRKAENGSEEPEEKKAHTEDTTSASTQMIDGDLQANQAVYNYSAWYQYNYQNPWNYGQYYPPPPT
- the PRPF39 gene encoding pre-mRNA-processing factor 39 isoform X1, with the protein product MQNSHMDEYRNSSNGSTGTDSEVVVEHPPDFSTEIMNVTEMEQSPDDSPNVNASAEESEMANAVDLPVTETEANFPPEYEKFWKTVENNPQDFTGWVYLLQYVEQENHLMAARKAFDKFFVHYPYCYGYWKKYADLEKRHDNIKQSDEVYRRGLQAIPLSVDLWIHYINFLKETLDPSDPETNSTIRGTFEHAVLAAGTDFRSDRLWEMYINWENEQGNLREVTSVYDRILGIPTQLYSHHFQRFKEHVQNNLPRDLLTGEQFIQLRRELASVNGHSGDDGPPGDDLPSGIEDITDPAKLITEIENMRHRIIEIHQEMFNYNEHEVSKRWTFEEAIKRPYFHVKPLEKAQLKNWKEYLEFEIENGTHERVVVLFERCVISCALYEEFWIKYAKYMENHSIEGVRHVFSRACTIHLPKKPMVHMLWAAFEEQQGNINEARNILRTFEECVLGLAMVRLRRVSLERRHGNMEEAEHLLQDAIKNAKSNHESSFYAVKLARHLFKIQKNLPKSRKVLLEAIERDKENTKLYLNLLEMEYSGDLKQNEENILNCFDKAVHGSLPIKMRITFSQRKVEFLEDFGSDVNKLLNAYDEHQTLLKEQDSLKRKAENGSEEPEEKKAHTEDTTSASTQMIDGDLQANQAVYNYSAWYQYNYQNPWNYGQYYPPPPT